From the genome of Syntrophomonadaceae bacterium, one region includes:
- a CDS encoding exonuclease SbcCD subunit D — protein sequence MRILHTSDWHLGRIFHGIHLTEDQACLLDQLVLLVKDVRPEIILIAGDVYDRSVPPTEAVKLLDEVLSRIILDLKVPVMLIAGNHDSPERLGFGTRLLAQQGLYLFGQIGKNLSPVVLHDSHGPVHFCPVPYAEPPLVKDRLGAQEAGDHNLAMMAAINHFLAQVPPGTRTVALAHAYVLGCEESESERPLAVGGAGSVDAACFRPFHYTALGHLHQPQPAGSGRIRYSGSLMKYSFSETAQRKSVTLVEMDEDGEVRQEEIVLSLRREVRRLEGYLTDILAGPSKGENREDYLMVSIKDTGAILDIMGKLRGVYPNVLHIERSYLGEGGVLRGMGGDHRRLSELELFASFFKEVTGKPLSDGETKVFVNAANTLNREEREVLA from the coding sequence ATGAGGATACTCCATACTTCCGACTGGCATTTAGGCCGAATTTTCCACGGCATTCATCTGACTGAAGACCAGGCCTGTCTGTTGGACCAGTTGGTCCTGTTGGTAAAGGATGTTCGCCCGGAAATAATCCTTATCGCGGGAGATGTCTATGACCGGTCAGTACCCCCCACCGAGGCGGTAAAACTGCTGGATGAGGTTCTGTCCAGGATCATCCTGGATCTAAAGGTTCCCGTGATGCTGATCGCCGGAAACCACGATAGCCCCGAACGCCTGGGTTTTGGCACCCGGCTTTTAGCCCAGCAGGGGTTATACCTGTTCGGGCAGATAGGTAAAAACCTATCCCCCGTAGTCCTCCATGACAGCCATGGCCCCGTCCATTTTTGTCCTGTTCCCTATGCTGAGCCGCCTTTGGTTAAGGACAGGCTGGGGGCCCAGGAGGCAGGAGACCACAACCTGGCAATGATGGCAGCTATAAACCACTTTTTAGCACAAGTACCGCCCGGGACTCGAACCGTGGCTTTGGCCCATGCCTACGTCCTTGGCTGTGAGGAAAGCGAATCTGAACGCCCCTTAGCTGTCGGTGGGGCTGGCAGCGTTGATGCTGCCTGTTTCAGGCCATTTCATTATACGGCTTTGGGCCACCTGCACCAACCCCAGCCTGCCGGCAGCGGCCGTATCCGCTATTCCGGTTCTTTGATGAAGTACTCCTTCTCGGAAACGGCCCAGCGCAAATCCGTCACGCTGGTGGAAATGGATGAAGACGGAGAAGTCCGCCAGGAAGAAATAGTCCTGTCTCTCCGCAGAGAGGTGCGCCGCCTGGAAGGTTATTTGACAGATATCCTGGCCGGGCCGTCAAAGGGAGAAAATAGAGAAGACTACCTGATGGTCTCGATAAAAGATACCGGCGCTATCCTTGATATAATGGGCAAGCTGCGTGGGGTTTACCCCAATGTCCTCCATATTGAACGATCTTATCTCGGGGAAGGCGGTGTTTTGCGCGGAATGGGTGGGGACCACCGCCGCCTTAGCGAGCTGGAGCTGTTTGCTTCGTTTTTTAAAGAGGTCACCGGAAAACCGTTATCTGATGGAGAAACAAAGGTTTTCGTGAATGCAGCAAATACCCTTAACCGGGAAGAGAGAGAGGTCTTGGCATGA